Within the Pseudomonas guangdongensis genome, the region CCACCGCCAGGCTGGGGTCCAGCCAGTCGGCGACGATGGGCGTCTTGCGTCCGGCGTTGAAGCCCTGCAGCGCCTCGCGGGCGGCGCTGCCGGCCGGCAGCGCCAGGCTGCGCCCGGCCAGTTGCTCGAGGGTGGCGTAGCGGCGGTTGCCCTGGCGGCTGACCACCACCAGCGGCACCCGGGCCAGCAGCGGCGCGCTGGCGCTGACCGCCTGGCCGCGGCGCACCGCCAGCAGCTCGCCGGGCGCCACCAGGTCGCCCTCGCCGCGCAGCAGCGCCGGCAGCAGTTGCTCCTTGGGCAGGGGGATCAGCTTCAGGCGCACCTCGCGGCCGTCGCGCGCGCCGCGGTTGAGGTATTGCTCGAAGGCGCGCAGGCGCCGGTATTCGACGCCGATCGGCTCGCCACGCACCTCGCCCGAGCTGTTGCGGCTCTGGTTGACCAGCACCCGCAACTGCCCGCTGGCGCGCACCGCCGCCAGGTCGCGCACCCGCGTGTGGCCCTCCCAGCCTTCCGGCGGGCCGGGCAGACGGGCCTGGGCCAGCGGCGCCAGCAGCAGGCCGAGCAGCGCCAGGCAGGCGCACAGCCAGAGCGCCGGCAGGGTTCTGCCGTTACTGGCGCGGTTGCGGTTAAATAGGCTCTTTTTCGTCAATCTCGAATTCCCGACCGGGCATTCGGCCAGCCAACGGGTGCAGCACCATGCAACTGATCGACATCGGCGTCAATCTGACTCATGGCTCATTTGCCAGGGACACCGAGGCCTTCCTGCAGCGCGCCCGGGACGCCGGCGTGTGCCAGATGGTGCTCACCGGCACCTCGGCGGAGGACAGCGAAGCGGCGCTGGCGCTGTGCCGCGCCTTCGACCCCGAGGGACAGCGGTTGTTCGCCACCGCCGGCCTGCATCCCCACGAAGCCAGCCAGTGGCACGCCGACAGCGCCCGCCAGCTGCGCGCGCTGCTGGCCGAGCCGCAGGTGCGCGCGGTCGGCGAATGCGGGCTGGACTTCAACCGCGATTTCTCGCCGCGCCCGCAGCAGGAGAAGGCGCTGGAGGAGCAGCTGGCGCTGGCCTGCGAACTGCAGCGCCCGGTGTTCCTCCACGAGCGCGAGGCCAGCGTGCGCCTGCTGGCGATCCTGCGCCACTACCGCGACCGCCTGCCGGGCGCGGTGGTGCACTGCTTCACCGGCGAGAAGGCGGCGCTGTACGCCTACCTCGACCTCGACCTGCACATCGGCATCACCGGCTGGATCTGCGACGAGCGCCGCGGCAGCCACCTGCATCCGCTGGTGCGCGAGATTCCCGCCGGCCGCCTGATGCTGGAAAGCGACGCGCCCTACCTGCTGCCGCGCACCCTGCGCCCGCGACCCAGGCACGGCCACAACGAGCCGGCGTTCCTGGTCGAGGTGCTCGACGAGGTGGCCCGCCATCGCGGCGAGTCCGCCGAGCAGCTGGCCGCCCACAGCACCGCCAGCGCGCGGGCCTTCTTCGCCCTGCCCTCAGTCTGAGGCGCCGTCCAGATCGCGCTGCAGCTGCGCCAGCGCCGCATCGGCGGCCAGCGCCGCCTGCTCCAGTTCGGCCTGCCACTGCGCCAGACAGGGCGCCAGCGCGGCATCGACGGCGGTGCGCTGGCACCACTGCCAGCGATCGTGCCAGTCGCCGAGGGCGGCCTGGGCCAGCTTGAGGCCCTCGCCCTGCACCTGCAGCTGCCGCGGCCAGGCCTCGGCGGCGTAGCGCACGCGCTTGACCAGGATGCGCAGCCGATGGCGGTCGTGGGCCGGGTCGGCCAGCCCCTCGCGCAGCCGCAGCACCTGGCGCTGCAGGCGCCGCTGCAGGCGCTTGCCCAGCCCGCGCAGGGCGCCCTCGCGCTCGGCCTCGCGCAGCAGTCCCGGCCACAGCCCCAGCGCCTGGCGCAGGCGGGCCAGCTCGGGGGCGGCCAGCAGTTCGTCGTAGCCCGCCTCCAGCGTGCCGCGCCGCTGCACGGCCAGCGCTTCCAGGCCACGGCGCTGCAGTTCCTCGGCCAGCACCTCGACGTCGCGCAGCGGTCCGGACTGGCGGCCGAAGGCGCCGGACAGCGCCTCCAGGGTCTCCACCCCGGGTACCCCGCGCAGCGGGCGCAGCAGGCTGCGCAACCGCCGCACCGCCACCCGCAGGTCGTGCAGCGCCTCGCCGTCGGTGCGCGCCTGCAATCGCGCGCGGGCCGCCAGCAGGGCCACTTCAAGAGCGATGGAACGGTGGATCAGACGATCGAGCAAAGCGGACATTGCGCCTCTCCTTCTGTGTCGTCGGGAATCTCGCCTCGCCCAGCATACCAGCAGGACGCCGGGCGGCCCGCCCGCTCGGGCCGGCGCCGGCTCAGGCACGCCCCACGCGACGCAGGCTGCGCCGCAGCTCGTCCAGCCGCTGGCGCAGCGTCACGGCAGAGCGCGGCGCGGCGGCGTAGCGCTGCGCCTCGAAGGCTTGGGCGAAGGCGAGGATCGCCGCCGCCTGAGCCGGCAACGCGCGCGCCGCGCGCTCGGCGAAGTCGCGCGGCCCCTCACCGGGCGCACGGTACAGCCGCTGGCGCGCCAGCAGACGCTCGAAGCGCCGGTATAGGCGGCGCTGACCGTCGCGCTCGACCCGCCAGGGCTTGAGCAGCAGCAGGGCGAGCAGCGCCAGCACGGCCAGTGTGCCGCCGAGGATCAGGGCTGCGAGCTGGCCGTGCTGCAGGTCGCCGAACAGGCGGCGCAGCAGCTGCATCTGGGTGTCGCCGCGATAGCCCAGCACCTGACGCTGCCAGGCGTGGTTGAGGGCATCCCAGGACAGGCGCAGCTCGTTCAGCCAGGCCACGTGGCGATAGCGCAGCGCCGACAGCGGGGTCTCGGCGAGGAAGGCCTCGCCCTCCGGCAAGGCCTGCTCCAGCCCCAGCTCGATGCGCGCCGGCGCCACCTGGAAGGTCGGGTCGACGCTGCGCCAGCCGAATCCCGGCTGCCAGTACTCGACCCAGGCGTGGGCGTCGAACTGGTGGACCAGCACATGCTGGCCGTCGGGATTGACCTCGCCGCCCTGGTAGCCGGCCACCACCCGGCTCGCCACCCCGGCGGCGCGCAGCACGAAGGCCATCGCTCCGGCGTAGTGGGCACAGAAGCCGCGCCGGCTGTCGAACAGGAAGTGGTCGATGCTGTCACCGGCCGCCGGCGTCGGGCGCAGGGTGTAGGCGAACGACTGCTCGGCGAAGTAGCCCAAAAGCGCCGCGGCCAGCGCCTGCGGATCGTCGCCGTGCTGCGCGCGCAGCCGCGCCGCCCAGGCCCGCGCGCGCGGATTGCCGCTCGCCGGCAGCTGCAGCGCCGCGGCCAGCCGCGGGCTGCCGGCGGCCTCGCGGCGCGCCTCGGGCCAGGACTGCAGCGTATACAGCAGGCGCTGCTCGACGGGGCGGGCATGTTCGAGGCGGAAGTCGCCCTTCTGGCGGATCTCCGCCTGGGCGCTGTAGGCGCTGTCCAGCGCCGGCAGCCAGGGCCGGCCGCTGGGTTCCAGGACGATGCTGTAGTCCAGGCGCGGGCCGCGCGGCTGCCACCGCGGCGTATCCGACCAGGCCGCTTCGGGCAGTTGCGACCAGCGCTGGCCGTCGAACGCCTCGTAGGTCAGCGCCCGCCAGTAGAGCTGCGCGCGCGGCGGCGGCGGCCCCTCGAAACGGGCGCGCAGCACCAGCGCATCGGACAGCCCCAGCTCGGCGATCTCCCCCGGCGCCATGCTCTCGGACAGTCCGCTGCGCGCCTGCAGGCCGTTCTGCGGCAGGCGCCACAGCGGTTCGAGGCGCGGCACCAGCAGGAACAGCAGCAGCGCCAGCGGCGCCGCCTGCAGCACCAACAGCAGGGCCAGGCGCAGGGTCGGCCAGGGCCGCTCGACCAGCGGCGAGGTCTGCAGGCCGAGCAGCGCGGCAAGCAGGGCGAGCACCGCCAGCAGGCTGTACAGCGCCGCCGGCAGACTGTCGTCGAACAGGTAGCCGACCCCCACGGCGATGAAGCCGAGCAGGATCGCCACCTGGCCGTCGCGGCGGGTCTTCAGCTCCACCAGCTTGAGCACGAAGGTGGCCAGCAACAGGGCGCGCCCGGCCTCCAGGCCGAACAGCGAACCGTGGGCGCTATAGACCCCGGCGGCGGCGGCCAGCACCATGGCCGCCTTGCTCCAGGCGCCTGGGAAGCCGGCGCGCATGCGCAGCACCTGCACCCGCCAGGCGGCGCAGACCAGCCACAGGCCGCTGATCCACAGCGGCAGGTGGCGCAGGTGCGGGGCGATCACCAGCACCTGCGCCACCAGCAGCCAGAGCAGCGCGACCCGCGGCAGCGGCGGGGCCTGGCGGACCTGCGCCCGCCACGCGGCCAGGCGGCGCCTCACGACGCCCGCTCCGCCGCGCCGCGCTCGAACAGCGCCAGGTCGCGCAGGCACTGCTCCACGCTCGCCGTGCCGGGCGCGCGGCTGACGCCGGGCAGGCGCAGGCCGAAGGTCTTGCCGCGCGCCGCCAGCTGCAGCACGCCATGGCAGAGCAGCGACAGGCGCGCCTCGCGCTCGCCGTCCAGCGCCTCGAAGTCCAGCCAGGGATCGTCGCCGCGCAGGGCGGCGAAGTCCTTGACCAGCAGACCTTGGCCGCGCGACCAGGCCTTCCAGTGCAGGCGCCGCCGCGAGTCGCCGGGCTGGTAGGGACGCAGCCCCTGGAAATCGTCGACCCCGTCACGAGCCAGGGCACGACCACCCTCCTCGCCGCCGCCGAGCGCCGCCTGCCACTCGCCGGCCAGCGGCGCCGGATAGACCAGCACCGCCAGCTGCAGGTCGACCCAGCTCCAGGCCACCCACAGGCCGAGGGGGAAGCGCGTCTCGACGCGCAGGCGCGGCGCCGCCAGCCAGCCGCGCCGTACGGTGGCCAGGCTCAGATCGATCTCGGCATTGCCGGCCGCCGGCACGTCGGCGCGCAGCAAGGGCGCCGGCGGCCAGCCCAGTTCGATGCCGTGATGGGCGCGCCCGCCGCTCTGCAGGCGCACGCGCAGCAGCGCGCGCTCGCCGGCGAACACCGGCGGCGCCTCGCCGGCCGCCAGCTCGATGCCGGCCAGGTTGCGCCAGGTGTGCAGGATCGCCACCAGCGCCAGCGACAGCAGCAGGAAGCACAGGGCGTAGGCCAGGCTGTTGCGGTAGTTGATCGCCACCAGCAGCAGCGCCAGCCAGCCGACGGCGAACAGCCAGCCGGCCGCGCTCGGACGGATGAAGATGCTCCGCGCGCCGAGGCGTACCTGGCGTGCGGCGGGGATGCGCCGCTGCAGCCAGCGGCCGTCGCGCCAGAGCTTGCCCGCCCCGGCCATCACAGCGGCGCCACGTCGCGCAGCAGACCCTGCACCAGCGCGCCGCCGCCGTGGCCGGCGGGGTCGGCGGCATCGCGCAGGCGATGTCCGGCCACCGCCGGCAGCACTGCCTGGACATCCTCGGGGATCACGTAGTCGCGCCCGGCCAGCAGCGCCCAGGCGCGCGCCGCC harbors:
- a CDS encoding TatD family hydrolase codes for the protein MQLIDIGVNLTHGSFARDTEAFLQRARDAGVCQMVLTGTSAEDSEAALALCRAFDPEGQRLFATAGLHPHEASQWHADSARQLRALLAEPQVRAVGECGLDFNRDFSPRPQQEKALEEQLALACELQRPVFLHEREASVRLLAILRHYRDRLPGAVVHCFTGEKAALYAYLDLDLHIGITGWICDERRGSHLHPLVREIPAGRLMLESDAPYLLPRTLRPRPRHGHNEPAFLVEVLDEVARHRGESAEQLAAHSTASARAFFALPSV
- a CDS encoding CHAD domain-containing protein, translating into MSALLDRLIHRSIALEVALLAARARLQARTDGEALHDLRVAVRRLRSLLRPLRGVPGVETLEALSGAFGRQSGPLRDVEVLAEELQRRGLEALAVQRRGTLEAGYDELLAAPELARLRQALGLWPGLLREAEREGALRGLGKRLQRRLQRQVLRLREGLADPAHDRHRLRILVKRVRYAAEAWPRQLQVQGEGLKLAQAALGDWHDRWQWCQRTAVDAALAPCLAQWQAELEQAALAADAALAQLQRDLDGASD
- a CDS encoding transglutaminase TgpA family protein, with product MRRRLAAWRAQVRQAPPLPRVALLWLLVAQVLVIAPHLRHLPLWISGLWLVCAAWRVQVLRMRAGFPGAWSKAAMVLAAAAGVYSAHGSLFGLEAGRALLLATFVLKLVELKTRRDGQVAILLGFIAVGVGYLFDDSLPAALYSLLAVLALLAALLGLQTSPLVERPWPTLRLALLLVLQAAPLALLLFLLVPRLEPLWRLPQNGLQARSGLSESMAPGEIAELGLSDALVLRARFEGPPPPRAQLYWRALTYEAFDGQRWSQLPEAAWSDTPRWQPRGPRLDYSIVLEPSGRPWLPALDSAYSAQAEIRQKGDFRLEHARPVEQRLLYTLQSWPEARREAAGSPRLAAALQLPASGNPRARAWAARLRAQHGDDPQALAAALLGYFAEQSFAYTLRPTPAAGDSIDHFLFDSRRGFCAHYAGAMAFVLRAAGVASRVVAGYQGGEVNPDGQHVLVHQFDAHAWVEYWQPGFGWRSVDPTFQVAPARIELGLEQALPEGEAFLAETPLSALRYRHVAWLNELRLSWDALNHAWQRQVLGYRGDTQMQLLRRLFGDLQHGQLAALILGGTLAVLALLALLLLKPWRVERDGQRRLYRRFERLLARQRLYRAPGEGPRDFAERAARALPAQAAAILAFAQAFEAQRYAAAPRSAVTLRQRLDELRRSLRRVGRA
- a CDS encoding DUF58 domain-containing protein yields the protein MAGAGKLWRDGRWLQRRIPAARQVRLGARSIFIRPSAAGWLFAVGWLALLLVAINYRNSLAYALCFLLLSLALVAILHTWRNLAGIELAAGEAPPVFAGERALLRVRLQSGGRAHHGIELGWPPAPLLRADVPAAGNAEIDLSLATVRRGWLAAPRLRVETRFPLGLWVAWSWVDLQLAVLVYPAPLAGEWQAALGGGEEGGRALARDGVDDFQGLRPYQPGDSRRRLHWKAWSRGQGLLVKDFAALRGDDPWLDFEALDGEREARLSLLCHGVLQLAARGKTFGLRLPGVSRAPGTASVEQCLRDLALFERGAAERAS